From Parasteatoda tepidariorum isolate YZ-2023 chromosome 1, CAS_Ptep_4.0, whole genome shotgun sequence, one genomic window encodes:
- the LOC139424776 gene encoding uncharacterized protein: MSFMSWKKGQGENPEEHTEDGYFINYTSEPPTLQHIAAVSIASRLWSEPDIKEDIRQYSESNGFDFRAWSAEKIYKEYENRVLQKLADMLLPDKLKYKVSENFRPIGLQLLKGFAKEIEEYYYYGETVENEDKGYCRFYDIFKMGGSVYWTMEGIIDNVTSLKELINNDDQEKDFYSLYELACKYCFEECVPYIWGMISPDKKNEVDSIYKNYEYHIIAYWTAFIENKLLDFFEKLKQNDIDNIYENDLSIEQNMISLSIFVKNPYSLKYFWNKLKESERNVNLEKWLNLAINKFSEWEIPEYQSCNDKTNSLCFLLSQLNDKNQQKEVFEAHSKVILRALFYNWPWQRFFLTTFCLILEYVSEDTFVEMMTLISKEIREGNEIIIEVFKEIWFKTPLKLKKSLIQFLGESSSIIYSFIDMNDVETIFMILKYATEKEIKQILFQMIKSYTLFSILRSNKLSLIDNLMTKYLTSSDDIEHFKYSVMGEYGHDLCKAWIDENDFEAVETLIAWSLKTTEDVRIFKEKILDKNKIYCSLVCLGDYQVVDRFMNWCFESADDIKKFKKAFIHEVDEDNSSICSHLLWELSVRNQGWENFEKFVNYNFCSPEEITEFKNLFRESVTSFLESYRFEFAHNFVMWCLGSIDEVNQFKNSFVTSEKGMKFVVRAVNKGYPVYYHTNELIRWLSISKETAAELKCKLDNIELFLDYCSKTVAEYKRWALFYMLDKHDGGDKSEYKEYSDSIDKDNDITIEIMKAFKNKQ; this comes from the coding sequence atgagttttatgagcTGGAAGAAAGGCCAGGGAGAAAACCCAGAGGAGCACACGGAAGACggatatttcattaattatacaTCAGAGCCGCCTACTTTACAACATATAGCGGCAGTATCTATAGCTAGCAGACTATGGTCAGAACCAGATATAAAAGAGGACATCAGACAATACTCAGAAAGCAACGGTTTTGATTTTAGAGCTTGGTCAGCTGAGAAAATTTATAAGGAATATGAAAATAGAGTGTTGCAGAAACTTGCTGATATGCTCTTGCCAGACAAACTAAAATacaaagtttcagaaaattttcggCCTATAGGATTGCAGTTGCTCAAAGgttttgcaaaagaaattgaagaatattattattatggagAAACTGTTGAGAATGAGGACAAAGGATATTGCAGATTTTATGATATCTTCAAAATGGGAGGTTCTGTCTACTGGACGATGGAAGGAATAATTGATAACGTAACATCACTTAAAGAACTGATTAATAATGATGACcaggaaaaagatttttattccttatatGAATTAGCCTGTAAATACTGCTTTGAAGAATGCGTCCCATATATATGGGGTATGATATCACCCGACAAAAAGAATGAAGTTgattctatatataaaaattatgaatatcacATAATAGCATATTGGACTGCTTTTATCGAAAATAAGTTACTGGATTTTTTCGAAAAGTTGAAGCAAAATGATATAGATAACATCTATGAGAATGATCTTAGTATTGAACAAAACATGATTTCGCtgtcaatttttgttaaaaacccATACTCTCTcaagtatttttggaataaacTGAAAGAAAGTGAAAGAAATGTTAACTTAGAAAAATGGTTGAACCTtgccataaataaattttcggaATGGGAAATACCTGAATATCAAAGCTGCAACgataaaacaaatagtttatgttttttgttgtcacaattgaatgataaaaaccaacaaaaagaagtttttgaaGCTCATTCAAAGGTAATATTGAgggctttattttataattggccTTGGCAAAGATTCTTTTTGACAACGTTCTGTCTAATTTTGGAATACGTTTCAGAGGACACTTTTGTTGAAATGATGACACTTATTTCCAAAGAAATCAGAGAAGGAAACGAAATCATAATTGAagtgtttaaagaaatttggtttaaaactccattaaaattaaaaaaatctctgatTCAGTTCTTAGGGGAGTCTTCGAGcataatatatagttttattgaCATGAATGatgttgaaactatttttatgattttaaaatacgctactgagaaagaaataaaacaaattctttttcaaatgattaAGAGTTACACGTTATTTTCGATTTTACGTTCAAATAAACTGAGTTTAATTGACAATTTAATGACAAAGTATCTGACTTCAAGTGACGACATCGAACACTTCAAGTACAGCGTGATGGGAGAGTACGGACATGATTTGTGCAAAGCTTGGATagatgaaaatgattttgaagcAGTTGAAACACTAATTGCGTGGAGTTTAAAAACGACAGAAGATGTTCggatatttaaggaaaaaatattggacaagaataaaatttactgcTCTTTAGTGTGCTTGGGTGATTATCAAGTAGTTGATCGTTTTATGAATTGGTGTTTCGAGAGTGCAGATGAcattaagaaattcaaaaaagcatttatcCACGAAGTCGATGAGGATAACTCTTCTATTTGTTCACATTTATTATGGGAATTAAGCGTTCGCAATCAAGGGTgggaaaattttgagaaatttgtcAATTATAATTTCTGTTCCCCAGAAGaaataacagaatttaaaaatttgtttcggGAATCAGTAACATCTTTTTTGGAAAGTTACAGATTTGAATTTGCTCACAATTTCGTAATGTGGTGCCTCGGTTCAATCGATGAAGTCaatcaattcaaaaattcatttgtgaCTTCTGAGAAAGGAATGAAATTTGTGGTGCGTGCTGTGAATAAAGGGTATCCCGTTTATTACCACACGAATGAATTAATAAGATGGCTTTCGATCTCAAAAGAAACAGCTGCCGAACTTAAATGCAAATTGGATAACATCGAACTTTTTTTGGATTACTGTAGCAAAACTGTTGCGGAATATAAAAGGTGGGCATTGTTTTACATGTTAGATAAACATGATGGAGGTGACAAATCTGAATACAAGGAATATTCTGACAGTATTGACAAAGATAATGATATAACAATAGAAATTATGAAGGCATTCAAgaataaacaataa
- the LOC107453468 gene encoding uncharacterized protein, whose product MSFMSWKKGKGENREEHTEDGYFINYTSEPPTLLHIAAVSIASRLWSEPDIKEDIKQYSEINGFYSRARAAEKVYEEYEKRVLQKLADMLLPDKLKCKVSENFRPIGLQLFKGFAKEIEETFENDYKEYCRFYDIFKMGGSVYWTMEGIIDNVTSLKELINNDDQEKDFYCLYELACKYCLEECVLYIWGMISPDKKNEVDSIYENYDYENDDYHIIAYWTALIENKLRDFLEKLKQNDVFNFYDNSLSIEQNMVSLSIFVKNPYSLKYFWNKLKENERNVNLEKWLNLAVRQFPEWGRHEYQSCNDKTNSLCFLLSQLNDKNQQKEVFEAHSEVILRALFYNWPWQRFFLPAFCIMLEYVSEETFVEMMSLISNEIREENEIIIEVFKEIWFKSPLKLKKSLIQFLEESTKIIYRFIDMDDVETIFMILKYATEEESKQILFKMIESYALFSTLRSNKLSLIDTLMTKYLTSSDDIEHFKYSVMVEHGNDLCKAWIDENDFQAVETLIAWSLKTTEDVRLFKEEILDKNKIYCSLVCLGDYQVVDRFMNWCFESADDIKKFKKAFIHEVDEDNSSICSHLLWELSVCNQGWENFEKFVNYNFCSPEEVTEFKNLFLESVPSFLDSYRFEFAHNFVMWCLGSIDEVNQFKNSFSTSEKGMKIVVRAVNKGYPVFYHPNELIKWLSMSKETTAELKCKLDNNERFFYNCSVTVADYKRWALFYMLDKHDGGDKTEYKEDSDSIDKDNDITIEIMKAFKNRQ is encoded by the coding sequence atgagttttatgagCTGGAAAAAAGGAAAGGGAGAAAACCGGGAGGAGCACACGGAAGACggatatttcattaattatacaTCAGAGCCACCTACTTTATTGCATATAGCGGCAGTGTCTATAGCTAGCAGACTATGGTCAGAACCAGATATAAAAGAGGACATCAAACAATACTCAGAAATCAACGGTTTTTATTCTAGAGCTAGAGCAGCTGAGAAAGTTTATGAGGAATATGAAAAGAGAGTGTTGCAGAAACTTGCTGATATGCTCTTGCCAGACAAACTAAAATgcaaagtttcagaaaattttcgaCCTATAGGATTGCAGTTGTTCAAAGGCTTTGcaaaagaaattgaagaaaCTTTTGAGAATGACTACAAAGAATATTGCAGATTTTATGATATCTTCAAAATGGGAGGTTCTGTCTACTGGACGATGGAAGGAATAATTGATAACGTAACATCACTGAAAGAACTGATTAATAATGATGATCAGGAAAAAGACTTTTATTGCTTATATGAATTAGCCTGTAAATACTGCCTTGAAGAATGCGTCCTATATATATGGGGTATGATATCACCCGACAAAAAGAATGAAGTTGATTCCATATATGAAAACTATGACTATGAAAATGATGACTATCACATAATAGCATATTGGACTGCCcttatcgaaaataaattacgaGACTTTTTAGAAAAGTTGAAGCAAAATGATGTGTTTAACTTCTATGACAATAGTCTGAGTATTGAACAAAACATGGTTTCGTTgtctatttttgttaaaaacccATACTCTCTcaagtatttttggaataaactgaaagaaaatgaaagaaatgttaACTTAGAAAAATGGTTGAACCTTGCCGTACGTCAATTTCCGGAATGGGGAAGACATGAATATCAAAGCTGCAACgataaaacaaatagtttatgttttttgttatcacaattgaatgataaaaatcaacaaaaagaagtttttgaaGCTCATTCGGAGGTAATATTGAgggctttattttataattggccGTGGCAAAGATTCTTTTTGCCAGCGTTCTGTATAATGTTGGAATACGTTTCAGAGGAAACTTTTGTTGAAATGATGTCACTTATTTCTAATGAAATCAGAGAAGAAAACGAAATCATAATCGAagtgtttaaagaaatttggtttaaaagtccattaaaattaaaaaaatctctgatTCAATTCTTAGAGGAGTCTACAAAGATAATATATCGTTTTATTGACATGGATGatgttgaaactatttttatgattttaaaatacgcTACTGAGGAAGAAagtaaacaaattctttttaaaatgattgagaGTTACGCATTATTTTCGACACTGCGTTCAAATAAACTGAGTTTAATTGACACTTTGATGACGAAGTATTTGACTTCAAGTGACGACATCGAACACTTCAAGTACAGCGTGATGGTAGAGCACGGAAATGATTTGTGCAAAGCTTGGATAgatgaaaatgattttcaagCAGTTGAAACACTAATTGCATGGAGTTTAAAAACGACAGAAGATGTTCGGTTATTCAAGGAAGAAATATTagacaagaataaaatttactgcTCTTTAGTGTGCTTGGGTGATTATCAAGTAGTTGATCGTTTTATGAATTGGTGTTTCGAGAGTGCAGATGAcattaagaaattcaaaaaagcatttatcCACGAAGTCGATGAGGATAACTCTTCTATTTGTTCACATTTATTATGGGAATTAAGCGTTTGCAATCAAGGGTgggaaaattttgagaaatttgtcaattataatttttgttcccCAGAAGAagtaacagaatttaaaaatttgtttctggaATCAGTACCATCTTTTTTAGATAGTTACAGATTTGAATTTGCTCACAATTTCGTAATGTGGTGCCTCGGTTCAATCGATGAAGTCaatcaattcaaaaattcattttcgacTTCTGAGAAAGGAATGAAGATTGTGGTGCGTGCTGTGAATAAAGGGTATCCCGTTTTTTACCACCcgaatgaattaataaaatggcTTTCGATGTCAAAAGAAACAACTGCCGAACTGAAATGCAAATTGGATAACAATGAgcgttttttttataactgcagCGTAACTGTTGCGGACTATAAAAGGTGGGCGTTGTTTTATATGTTAGATAAACATGATGGAGGTGACAAAACTGAATACAAGGAAGATTCTGACAGTATTGATAAAGATAATGATATAACAATAGAAATTATGAAGGCATTCAAGAACAGAcaatag